The Variovorax sp. S12S4 genome includes the window CTCTCGAAGAAGCCGCCATTACCGCCGGTGGGGAGTTTCACCCCGCCCTGAGAACGCTTGCCGTCCGGCATGCCGGGCGACGGCGCGATTCTAGGAGCGAGCGGCGGCGTGGGTTGTCGCCGGTGCGCCAGACCTTCCGCGACGCGGGGATTTTCTTTGCGTGGGTGCGACGGCGCTCAGCGCCTGGCGAGGAACTGCGTCATGCGCTGCAGTTCGTCGTCTAGCGCCGCACTGAAGGCCGCATCGCGCGGCTTGCGGCCGACATAGCCGAACGAAGGCTGCAGCCGGCCTTCGGGTGCAGTGACGTTGGCCCAACCTATGACTCGGTCGTGCCAAAGCAGCGGCAGTGCGTAGTAGCCGAATCGCCGCTGGGGCGCCGGCGTGTAGGCCTCGAACTTGTATGTCCAACCCCACAGCAGCTCGAAGCGGCGGCGGTCCCACACCACGGGGTCGAACGGTGCGAGCAGGCGCACTTCATCATCAGACGCGTGGCGGCGCGAGGCCGGGTTCTCGCCGGCCGGCCAGTACCAGATGGTGCCGTCGATGCGGCAGCTTGCAAGCTCTTCACGCGCAAGGCGCAGCGCCGCCTGCGTCTGCGCCGACAGATGCGGGGCGCCGTAGTCGAGCAGCCGCACGAGATACGTCAGGCTCGCAGCCGGCAGCGGTGCGTATTTGCGCACCACCAGGTCGATGAGGGCGGCGGCGCGTTGGGCACGGCCGGCGGGGCTTTCGTCGGCGGGCGCATGCGTGACGGCTTCGTAAACACGCGTGCCGCTGTCGCGCCGCACCACGCGCAGCATGCCGCGATAGTGCAGCCCGTCCAGCAGCCGCGTCGTCGCATTGCTGGAGCCGCCCCAGTAGTTCTTGACGCTGCCATGTGCAAAGTGCTGTTCGACTTCACGCGGATGCACCGGCCCGCGCTCGCGCACGAAGGCCAGCACATCGGCTGCCTTGCGGCGGGTATCCGCGTCCCATGGCTGCCTGGGTTCGCGCGGATGCATCAGCGCCAAGTGCTCGCGCGGAAGAAAACCGTAGTTGACGAGGCAGTCTTCCTCGATGGCCAGGCGCGTGTAGCGGCTTTCAAGATCGCCCGCGCGGTAGTCTTTTACGCGGTGGCGCAGCGTCAGGTCTTGCGCGCGTGCAGGGGCTCGGATCGGGTCTGCCTGAACAAAGCCGAGCTGGCGGATCGCGCCGGGGAGGGTGGTGGGCTTGAAGAGCGTGCGGGCAATTGCATAGCGACGCAGGTCGTCGAGGGTCGGGGTAGCCATGGGCGAATTGCAGCACAAGTGGCTGTTTTTCGTAGCGCTGCTGCTTCGGGGCGCGCCCCCGCCGTCGGGGTACCTTACTCCGCGAATGTCCCCCGGCCTGCGGCCTCCTCCTTTATTTCGCTGCGCAAGGCACCCCGCCAGCGGGTGCGAGTTCAGAGCACTGGTTGATCAGCCGTACACCAGTGGCGTGCCCCAGTGCACAGGGCATCGGGTGCTCCACGCAGCGAAATAAAGGAGGAGGGGCGCAGCCCCGGGGACATTCGCGGAGGGGGAGTACCCGGTGGCCTTTGCACACGCCCTGAACACGATCCCGAATGCGCCCACAGGCAAAAAATTCAAACAGCCTGCTTATGCCGCTCAATACACACATCGAGCGTCTCGTCACCGCTCCGCTGCCACCAGTCGAGGTTCGAAAAGATCTCGACTTCGCTGAATCCCGCAAAGCCCGCCTCTTCGACCCAGCCGCGGATCTTCTTGAGTTCCACGACGCCGTCACCCATCATCCCGCGGTCAGACAGCAAGTCGCGTGTCGGCGTGAGCCAGTCGCAGACGTGGTACGCCAGCAGGCGCTCGCGGCCGGCGCGGGCGATCTGCTGCTGCAGCTTCGGGTCCCACCACACGTGATAGATGTCCAGCGCCACGCCCAGCATGCCGCTCTTGCCTGCATCGAGCTCGTCGCAAATGTCCAGTGCATGTTCGAGCGTGTTGATGCAGGCGCGGTCGGCTGCTTGCATGGGGTGCAAGGGTTCGATGGCCAGCGGCATGCCGACTTCGTGGGCGTACTCCAGCGAGGCGGCGATGCCGTCGCGCACTTCGCCGCGCGCACGGCCGATGTCCTTGTAGGCCGCTTTGCCGTCGAGCGCGCCGGGCAGCGCGCCGACCACCAAGACCAGGCAGGGCGCATTCAGCGTCTTGGCCTCGTCGATGGCGCGGCGGTTGTCGTCCAGCGCGGCCTTCAGGCCTGCCGCATCGGGCGCGGGGAAGAAGCCGCCCCGGCAATAGCCCGAGAGGCCGATGCCGTGCGCCTTCAACTGCGTCGCGATCTTGTTGAGGCCGACGGCGGCCACTTGATCGCGCCAAGGGCTGATCGCACGAATGCCGCGTTCGGCGCACTGGTCGATGATGCGGTCCAGCGGCACCTCGGCGCCCGACTGCTTGCGGATGGTCGCCGTATTGATCGACAGCCAGTCGTGGTTCTGCGAGAAATCGCGCATGAGCTTGCTCAGCCTTCCACGCCGTGCAGTGCCAGCAGCGTCTTCATTCGCCGCACCGCCAGTTCCGGCTGCTCCAGCAGGTTGGCCGCATCGGCCAGCCGGAACAACTCGGCAAAGTGCTGCAGCGACCGCGTGCTCTGCTGGCCGCCCACCATCGCGAAGTGCTTCTGGTGGCCGTTGAGCCAGGCCATGAACACCACGCCGGTCTTGTAGAAGCGCGTGGGCGCCGCAAAGATGTGGCGCGACAGCGGCACCGTGGGGCCGAGAATCGCGTGGAACTTCTCGGTGTTGCCTTGCGCCAGCGCGCCCAGCGCCGCACTTGCTGCGGGCGCGATGGCGTCGAAGATACCCAGCAGCGCATCGCTCTTGCCGTGCGTCGGCTCGCTGCCGAAGCCGTCACCGGCAATCAATTCTGCGTAGTTGAAATCGTCGCCGGTGTACATGCGAACACCTGCCTGCAGGCGGCGGCGCATCGCAATTTCCTTGTCCTTGTCGAGCAGCGAAATCTTGATGCCGTCCACCTTGTGCGGATGCGCAGCAATCACGGCGAGCGCCGTGTCCATGGCCGCATCGGTGTCCTTGTTGCCCCAGTAGCCCGCCAGCGCAGGGTCGAACATGTCTCCCAGCCAATGCAGCACCACCGGTTGCTTTGCCTGGCTCAGGATGCGGTCGTACACGCGCTCATAGTCGGCCGGGCTCTTGGCCACGCGGGCGAGGGCGCGGCTGGCCATGACGATCAGCTTGCCGCCAAGCGCCTCGATGGCGGCCATCTGCTCTTCGTAGCCGCGGATCACGTCGTCGACGCTCTTCACGTCGTCGATGTTCAGGTGGTCGGTGCCGCAGCCCGAGGCCACCAGCGCGCCGGGCACGTCCTTCGCCGCATCGAGCGAACGGCGGATCAGCTCGAGCGAGGTCGGCCAGTCCAGGCCCATGCCGCGCTGCGCGGTGTCCATGGCTTCGGCCACGCCCAGGCCCAGCGAGAACAAGTGGCGGCGGTAGGCGATGGTGGTGTCCCAGTCGACTGCAGCCTGTAGCCACGGGTCCACCGCGGCCAGCGGATCGGCCACCACGTGCGCGGCCGAATAGGCAATGCGGTTGAACTTGACGCCCGCTTCGGGCTTGACCGGCGCGGTGCCGCGCAGGGCGTAGGGCGCGAGCGAGCCGCTCGCGGTGGGAAGGGTCAGCGAAAGTGCCATGCTGCCTGCCTCAGACCTTCAGCGCGGGCACGTCGATCCAGCGGCGTTCCTTCCACGACTCGAGCGCGGCCTCGACCAGCTGCACGCCCTTGGCGCCTTCGGGCAGCGTCCACTTGTAGGGCTCGTTCTCGACCACGTGGCGAATGAAGTGCTCCCACTGGATCTTGAAACCGTTGTCGTACACCTGCGAATCCGGAATCTCCTGCCACTGGTCGAAGAAATTCATCATCTGCTTCTCGTCCGGATTCCACACCGGGCGCGGCGTGGCCACGCGCGATTGAGCCCGGCAACTCGAGAGGCCCGCCACGGCCGAGCCGTCGGTGCCGTCGACGTGGAAGGTCACGAGGTCGTCGCGGCGAACGCGCGTGACCCAGCTCATGTTGATCTGCGCAATGACCGGCTCGCCGTTGTGGCCGGTGAGCTCGCAGGTGGCGTAGGCGGCGTCGTCGGCGGTGGCCTCATAAGGCTTGCCGGCTTCGTCCCAGCGCTTGGGAATGTGGGTGGCGCCCAGGCACGACACCGACTTGACCTCGCCGAACAAGTTGTCCAGCACATAGCGCCAGTGGCACATCATGTCCAGGATCATGCCGCCGCCGTCTTCCTTGCGGTAGTTCCAGCTCGGGCGCTGAATGGGTTGCAGGTCGCCCTCGAACACCCAGTAGCCGAACTCCAGGCGCACGCTGAGCATGCGGCCGAAGAAGCCCGCGCGGCGCAGCATGTCGAGCTTGCGCAGGCCTGGCAGGAACAGTTTGTCCTGCACTGCGCCGTGCTTCAGGCCCGAGCCTTCGGCCAGGCGAGCGATTTCGACCGCTTCGTTCAGGTTGGTGGCAATCGGCTTCTCGCAGTACACGTGCTTGCCGGCGCGGATGGCCTTGGCCAGCAGCGTGGGGCGCATCTGCGTGGTGCCGGCGTCGAAGAAGATGGTGTCTTCCTTGTTGGCCAGCGCCGCGTCCAGGTCTGTGCCCCAGCGGGCGATGTTGTGCGTCTTGGCAAGCGCTTCCATCTTCTCGGCGTTGCGGCCGATGAGGATCGGGTCGGGCATGACCTTGTCGCCGTTCGACAGCGTGACGCCGCCATGTGCGCGGATCGCGCAGATCGAGCGGATCAGATGCTGGTTCATGCCCATGCGTCCGGTGACGCCGTGCATGATGATTCCGAGTCGTTGTGTAGCCATGTCTTCAGCCGAAAAAGAGTTGGGGAGAAAAGGGAGAAAGAAGAGGGCGGATTACTGCGCGGGCGTCAGGCCGGCAGCCTTGACCAACGCCGCGTTGGTCTTGATTTCGTCCTTGATGTAGGTGTCGAACTGCTCGGGCTTGAGCGTCCATGCATCGGCGCCCAGCTTCAGGAAGCGTTCCTTGACCTCGGGCGAAGCAAGCGCCTTCGCCACTTCGTCGTGCAGCCGGTTGACGATGTCGCGCGGCGTCTTGGCCGGCGCCATCATGCCGATCCAGAAGTTGAACTCGGAGCCCGGCACACCAGCTTCAGCGGTAGTGGGCACGTCGGGCAGCGCGGCAGCGCGCTTGGGCGAGCCGACCGCCAGCGCCAACAACTGGCCGTCCTTGATCTGGCCGATGACCGGTGCAATGGGCGAGAAGTAGTAGTCGACCCGGCCCGACAGCACTTCGGTCACGGCCTCTGCCGAGCCCTTGAACGGAATGTTGGTGGCGTCGATCTTCGCGGCCAGCTTGAACTTCTCGGCGTTGAGGTGGGTGGCGCTGCCCTGGCCTGCCGATGCGAAGTTGATGGTGCCGGGCTTGGCCTTGGCTGCCGCGACCAGCTCCTGCAGCGTCTTGATGTTCTTCGACGGCGAGATCACCAGCGCATTGGGTAGCGACGAGATGGGTGTGACCGCGGCAAAGTCGTTCACCGTGTCGAACGGGAGCTTTGCGAAGGTGGACGGGCTCACCGTGTGCGACGACGAGTGAATCATGATCGTGTAGCCGTCCGGCGCGGCCGTGGCCACTGCCTGTTGGCCGATGGTGCCGCTGGCGCCGCCCCGGTTGTCCACCACCAGCGTCTGGCCCATGCTCTGGCCCATCTTGTCTGCAATGGCGCGCGCAATGATGTCGGTGGTGCTGCCGGCCGCGAACGGAACGACCACGCGAATAGGCTTGTTGGGATACCCGTTCTGCGCCGATGCCAGACCGGGCATCAAGGCGGCGAGGCAGGTGAGCGTGGCGAGTGCAGTGGTGCGTGCAAGTTGCTTCATGGTTGTCTCCGTGCGGTCGGGCCGCCTTGTCTGATCGATTAATTCACCAATAAGTGAATTAGACAATTCTAGGAAGGCTGGCGCCGCGGCGCAACCGCCGCTGATTGGTAAATACCCGGGGATGGAGAAAGGGCGCCCGAAGGCTCAGTGCAGCACGTAGCCCAGCACGAGGTCGGTCATATGCGAGAGGCGCTGCGCCATGGCTTTGGGCGCGCGCAGGTCACGGCCGAAGACGGCCGAGAGCGTGTGGTTGTTCGACAGGTAGAAATAGCAGAGCGAGGCGATCGAGATATAGAGCTGCACCGGGTCGACGCCGGCGCGGAACAGCTTGTCGCGCTTGCCGCGCTCGAGCACCGTGTCGAGCAGTTGCACCAGCGGCGAGTTCATCTCCTGGATGCGTTCGGAGCGCTTGAGGTGCGCGGCGCAATGCAGGTTCTCGCTGTTGAGCAGCGTGATGAACTCGGGATGCTCGAGGTAGTAGTGCCAGGTGAAGGAGACCAGTTGGCGGATGGCCTCGACCGGATCGATCTCGTCCAGGTGCAGCTGCTGCTCGGCCTCGCGGATGTCGGCATAGGTGCGCTCGAGCACCGCCAGGAACAGGTCGTCCTTGCTGCCGAAGTAATAGTAGATGAGGCGCTTGTTCAGCCCCGCGCGCGCGGCGATGCTGTCCATGCGGGCGCCGGCCAGGCCCCGCTGCGCAAACTCGTCGCGTGCCGACGCAAGAATGGCCAGCTGCGAGCGATCGGCATCGCGGGAGCGCGGCTCGATGGCTTCGGGTGGGGAATCTTTCGCGGCTTTCATCGCACGAATTTAACCATTTGGTGAATTAACGCAAGGTGTTGGGAGCGGGCGCACATAATTCCGAAGACATTTGCAGCTGAGGTTCGACTTCTCATGAGTACATCACAACCCGCCGGCCACCTGATCGTCGAATGCCTGGTCGAGCAGGGCATGGAGATCGCGTTCGGCGTTCCGGGCGAAAGCTTTTTGGCCGTGCTCGACGGCTTTCACGCCTACCGCGATCGCGCGCGGTTCATCGTCAATCGCCAGGAGGGCGGCGCCGCATTCATGGCGGAGGCGCACGGCAAGCTCACGGGGCGGCCGGGCGTGTGCTTCGTCACCCGCGGGCCGGGGGCCACGAATGCCTCCATCGGCGTGCACAACGCTTTCCAGGATTCCACGCCTATGGTGCTGTTCGTCGGCGACGTGGGCAGCGACTTTCGCGACCGCGAGGCGTTCCAGGAAGTGGACTACGGCAGCTTCTTCGGGCCGAGCACCAAGGGCTTTGCCAAGCGCGTGGAGCGCATCGACGACGCGGATCGCATCCCTGAGTACGTGGCGCGCGCGTTTTCTACAGCGATGAACGGAAGGCCCGGACCGGTGGTGCTGGTGCTGCCTGAAGACATGCTGCGCACGCGGACCGCGTCGCGCCCGCTGCCGCGCGTGGATGCCGTTCAGCCCTGGAGCGACCCCGGCTCACTGCGCACCTTGCGCGAGTTGCTGCTTCAGTCGCAGCGGCCGCTGGTGATTGCGGGCGGCGGCGGCTGGACGACGCAGGCCGCGCAGGCGCTGCAGCGCTTTGTCGAGAACTGGCGGCTACCCGTTGCCAATGCGTTCCGCTTTCAGGACACCTTCGACAACCATCATCCGCTCTACGCGGGCGACGTCGGCATTGCCATCAATCCCAAGCTCGCGCAGCGCGTGAAAGACAGTGATCTCATCATCGCCATCGGCCCGCGGCTGGGCGAAATGACCACCGGTGGCTACACGTTGCTGGAAGCGCCGAAGGCCAGGCAGAAGCTGGTGCACATCCACGCGAGCGCGGAGGAGCTCAACCGCGTCTACCAGGCCGACCTGGCCATCAACGCCGGCATGAGCGCCGCGGCACGCAGCCTCGAGGTGCTGAGTGCGCCCAATACCTTGCCGTGGGAGGAGTGGGCCGCGCAGGCGCACGCGGACTACGAAGCGAACCTGGAGCCGCAGGCGCTCGCGGGCATGCCGGCTGAAACGCCGCGCGGTCCGGTCGACATGGCGGAGGTGGTCGCGCTGCTGCAGAAGCACCTGCCGCCGGATGCGGCCATCACCAACGGGGCCGGCAACTTTGCGAGCTGGGTGCACCGCTATTTCCGATATCACGGGCTTGCCAAGGGCAGCAAGACGCAGCTGGCGCCCACCAGCGGCGCCATGGGCTATGGCGTGCCAGCGGGCATTGCGGCCAACCTTGCGACCGGCCGGGTGGCCTTCACGATTGCGGGCGACGGCGATTTTCTGATGACGGGGCAAGAGCTCGCGACGGCTTCGCAGCATGGCGGCAAGAGCATCATCGTGCTGCTGAACAACGGCATGTTCGGCACCATCCGCATGCACCAGGAGCGCGAATATCCGGAGCGCACGAGCGGCACCGCGCTGCGCAACCCCGACTTCTGCGGCCTGGCGCGGGCCTATGGCTATGCCGCCGAACGCGTGACGGAAACCGCACAGTTCGAAGCGGCGCTGCTGCGCGCACTGGCGGCAGATACGGGCACGCTGATCGAGATTCCGCTCGACCCGGAGGTGATCACGACACGCGGCACGCTGGCGTCGATCACGCGTGCGGCGCAGGCGCGGGGCTGAACGAGCAAGGCGCGCCGAGCGCCGCGCGCGGCCAAAAAAAAGCCGGCATGTGCCGGCTTTTTGATTCGGGAGCGCGATGAACGCGCAGTACCCGAGCGCTTACTTGACGTGCTTGCCGATCAGCGCGGCCAGTTCGAACATCGACACTTGCGGCTTGCCGAAGATTTCCTTCAGCTTGGCGTCGGCGTTGATGTTGCGCTTGTTGGCCTTGTCTTGAAGGTTGTTCTTCTTGATGTAGTCCCACAGCTTGCTTACGACTGCGGTGCGCGGCAGAGGCGTCGAACCGACCACAGCGGCGAGTGCCGGGCTGGGGGTCAGGGCCTTCATGAACGCGGCGTTGGGCGTGCGCTTCTTGGCGGGAGCGGCCTTCTTTGCAGGAGCCTTCTTCGCCGGTGCAGCCTTCTTCGCAGGGAGCAGCCTTCTTTGCGGGAGCTGCCTTCTTGGCCGGTGCGGCCTTCTTTGCAGGAGCCGCAGCCTTCTTGGCGGGAGCGGCCTTCTTTGCCGGAGCTTTCTTGGCCGGAGCCTTCTTTGCAGTTGCCATGGTTGATTTCCTTTTTTGGTTGAACAGTCACCAATGAAAAACTTGCGTCTCCAGTGGCATTGCGGATGCTAAAGGAGAAAAAACGCGTTTCCAAGGGAAAAAGAGCTTTTTTCATTGGGAGTTGTTGTTTTTTCAGAGGGGAGAACCCGAGGTTTTCACCTCCGGCGTTCAGGCCAGGTCGCCAGCACCACACCAATGAGCGCGAGCGCGAATGCAAAGAGCTGTGCTGCGGAGAGGCTTTCGCCCAGCACGAGCACGCCCACAAGGGCCGCGCTCACAGGCAGCATCACCGCGAAAACACCGGCTTGCGCAGCGGGCACATGGCGCAGGCCCGTCATCCAGAGCCACACGGTCCAGATGCTCGCTGCGAGTGCGTAGACCACGAGCAAGGCCCAGGTGCCGACGCGCACCGCCGAGAAGTCGAACTGCAGTGCGAACCAGATGCCGAAGGGCATCGACAGAACGAAGCCCCAGAGGTTGATGAGCGACGAGATCCGCTTGGGCCCCAGGTGGCCGGTGAGCGACTTGCCGATCACCGCGTAGGCTGTCTCGCAAAGCACCGCGCAGAACACGAGCAGGTTGCCGAGCCAGGGCATCGATGAGCGCGCCGCGCCCTCAGTGGCCGGCGGTGCATGCGCGGGCGTGAGGGCCAGCAAGCCAATGCCGAGTGCGGCGCAACCGATGGCAAGGCCGATGCGCACCGTGATGCGTTCGCGCAGGAAGAGCCAACTCGCCACCGCCACGGCCGCAGGAATGGACGCCATGATCACGCCCGCGGACACCGCGCTGGTGAGGCTCACGCCGAACAGCATGAAGATCGAGAACAGGAAATTGCCAAGGAACGATTCCAGGAAGACGAGGCCGCGTGTGCGCGCGCTCATGGGCGCTTCGTCCGGCGCGCGTCGAAGCCAATGCGGCATGGCCAGTGCTGCGATGCCGAACCGCAGCCATGCGAGCAGCAGCACCGGAAAGGCCGCCACCAGCGGTTTGGAAAGGGCGACGTAGCCGCCGACGAGAGACATGCTCAACGCCAGGCAGCCATAGGCCACAAGACGGCTGGAGGCGGGAGCGGCGGTGTTCAATAGACTGGACGGCTTGTTGGGAACGATGGATTCAATGATGCCGCAATCGCTGGAATTCGATGGCGCACCGGCCGTGCGCACACCAGGCCATGTCTTCGTCTACGGCACGCTGCGCCGCGGCGGGCGCAACGACATCGCGCGCTTTCGGCCTGAACCGATCCATGTGGCCGACGCCGCCATCCCCGGCACCTTGTACGACCTGGGCGCATATCCCGGTTTGGTGCTGAACGGCAAAGGACGCGTGCTGGGCGAGATCTACCGCATCGAGCCCGAGGTGGAGGCGGCGCTCGACGTGCTCGAGGAAGTTGCGGACGACGACTCCGGCGAATACATCAAGCGACGTGTGACGGTGGATGCCGGAACCGGGCAGTTCGAATGCCTGGTCTACGAAATCCATCCGAATCGGATCAATGGGCGTGCGGTGATTGGCAGCGGGGACTGGATTGCGCATG containing:
- a CDS encoding Gfo/Idh/MocA family protein, with protein sequence MATQRLGIIMHGVTGRMGMNQHLIRSICAIRAHGGVTLSNGDKVMPDPILIGRNAEKMEALAKTHNIARWGTDLDAALANKEDTIFFDAGTTQMRPTLLAKAIRAGKHVYCEKPIATNLNEAVEIARLAEGSGLKHGAVQDKLFLPGLRKLDMLRRAGFFGRMLSVRLEFGYWVFEGDLQPIQRPSWNYRKEDGGGMILDMMCHWRYVLDNLFGEVKSVSCLGATHIPKRWDEAGKPYEATADDAAYATCELTGHNGEPVIAQINMSWVTRVRRDDLVTFHVDGTDGSAVAGLSSCRAQSRVATPRPVWNPDEKQMMNFFDQWQEIPDSQVYDNGFKIQWEHFIRHVVENEPYKWTLPEGAKGVQLVEAALESWKERRWIDVPALKV
- a CDS encoding DNA glycosylase AlkZ-like family protein encodes the protein MATPTLDDLRRYAIARTLFKPTTLPGAIRQLGFVQADPIRAPARAQDLTLRHRVKDYRAGDLESRYTRLAIEEDCLVNYGFLPREHLALMHPREPRQPWDADTRRKAADVLAFVRERGPVHPREVEQHFAHGSVKNYWGGSSNATTRLLDGLHYRGMLRVVRRDSGTRVYEAVTHAPADESPAGRAQRAAALIDLVVRKYAPLPAASLTYLVRLLDYGAPHLSAQTQAALRLAREELASCRIDGTIWYWPAGENPASRRHASDDEVRLLAPFDPVVWDRRRFELLWGWTYKFEAYTPAPQRRFGYYALPLLWHDRVIGWANVTAPEGRLQPSFGYVGRKPRDAAFSAALDDELQRMTQFLARR
- a CDS encoding thiamine pyrophosphate-binding protein, whose protein sequence is MSTSQPAGHLIVECLVEQGMEIAFGVPGESFLAVLDGFHAYRDRARFIVNRQEGGAAFMAEAHGKLTGRPGVCFVTRGPGATNASIGVHNAFQDSTPMVLFVGDVGSDFRDREAFQEVDYGSFFGPSTKGFAKRVERIDDADRIPEYVARAFSTAMNGRPGPVVLVLPEDMLRTRTASRPLPRVDAVQPWSDPGSLRTLRELLLQSQRPLVIAGGGGWTTQAAQALQRFVENWRLPVANAFRFQDTFDNHHPLYAGDVGIAINPKLAQRVKDSDLIIAIGPRLGEMTTGGYTLLEAPKARQKLVHIHASAEELNRVYQADLAINAGMSAAARSLEVLSAPNTLPWEEWAAQAHADYEANLEPQALAGMPAETPRGPVDMAEVVALLQKHLPPDAAITNGAGNFASWVHRYFRYHGLAKGSKTQLAPTSGAMGYGVPAGIAANLATGRVAFTIAGDGDFLMTGQELATASQHGGKSIIVLLNNGMFGTIRMHQEREYPERTSGTALRNPDFCGLARAYGYAAERVTETAQFEAALLRALAADTGTLIEIPLDPEVITTRGTLASITRAAQARG
- a CDS encoding dihydrodipicolinate synthase family protein, which codes for MALSLTLPTASGSLAPYALRGTAPVKPEAGVKFNRIAYSAAHVVADPLAAVDPWLQAAVDWDTTIAYRRHLFSLGLGVAEAMDTAQRGMGLDWPTSLELIRRSLDAAKDVPGALVASGCGTDHLNIDDVKSVDDVIRGYEEQMAAIEALGGKLIVMASRALARVAKSPADYERVYDRILSQAKQPVVLHWLGDMFDPALAGYWGNKDTDAAMDTALAVIAAHPHKVDGIKISLLDKDKEIAMRRRLQAGVRMYTGDDFNYAELIAGDGFGSEPTHGKSDALLGIFDAIAPAASAALGALAQGNTEKFHAILGPTVPLSRHIFAAPTRFYKTGVVFMAWLNGHQKHFAMVGGQQSTRSLQHFAELFRLADAANLLEQPELAVRRMKTLLALHGVEG
- a CDS encoding sugar phosphate isomerase/epimerase family protein, whose translation is MRDFSQNHDWLSINTATIRKQSGAEVPLDRIIDQCAERGIRAISPWRDQVAAVGLNKIATQLKAHGIGLSGYCRGGFFPAPDAAGLKAALDDNRRAIDEAKTLNAPCLVLVVGALPGALDGKAAYKDIGRARGEVRDGIAASLEYAHEVGMPLAIEPLHPMQAADRACINTLEHALDICDELDAGKSGMLGVALDIYHVWWDPKLQQQIARAGRERLLAYHVCDWLTPTRDLLSDRGMMGDGVVELKKIRGWVEEAGFAGFSEVEIFSNLDWWQRSGDETLDVCIERHKQAV
- a CDS encoding DMT family transporter, producing the protein MSLVGGYVALSKPLVAAFPVLLLAWLRFGIAALAMPHWLRRAPDEAPMSARTRGLVFLESFLGNFLFSIFMLFGVSLTSAVSAGVIMASIPAAVAVASWLFLRERITVRIGLAIGCAALGIGLLALTPAHAPPATEGAARSSMPWLGNLLVFCAVLCETAYAVIGKSLTGHLGPKRISSLINLWGFVLSMPFGIWFALQFDFSAVRVGTWALLVVYALAASIWTVWLWMTGLRHVPAAQAGVFAVMLPVSAALVGVLVLGESLSAAQLFAFALALIGVVLATWPERRR
- a CDS encoding TetR/AcrR family transcriptional regulator, translated to MKAAKDSPPEAIEPRSRDADRSQLAILASARDEFAQRGLAGARMDSIAARAGLNKRLIYYYFGSKDDLFLAVLERTYADIREAEQQLHLDEIDPVEAIRQLVSFTWHYYLEHPEFITLLNSENLHCAAHLKRSERIQEMNSPLVQLLDTVLERGKRDKLFRAGVDPVQLYISIASLCYFYLSNNHTLSAVFGRDLRAPKAMAQRLSHMTDLVLGYVLH
- a CDS encoding gamma-glutamylcyclotransferase family protein, giving the protein MPQSLEFDGAPAVRTPGHVFVYGTLRRGGRNDIARFRPEPIHVADAAIPGTLYDLGAYPGLVLNGKGRVLGEIYRIEPEVEAALDVLEEVADDDSGEYIKRRVTVDAGTGQFECLVYEIHPNRINGRAVIGSGDWIAHAAAK
- a CDS encoding SWIB/MDM2 domain-containing protein, which encodes MLPAKKAAPAKKAPAKKAAPAKKRTPNAAFMKALTPSPALAAVVGSTPLPRTAVVSKLWDYIKKNNLQDKANKRNINADAKLKEIFGKPQVSMFELAALIGKHVK
- a CDS encoding tripartite tricarboxylate transporter substrate binding protein, whose translation is MKQLARTTALATLTCLAALMPGLASAQNGYPNKPIRVVVPFAAGSTTDIIARAIADKMGQSMGQTLVVDNRGGASGTIGQQAVATAAPDGYTIMIHSSSHTVSPSTFAKLPFDTVNDFAAVTPISSLPNALVISPSKNIKTLQELVAAAKAKPGTINFASAGQGSATHLNAEKFKLAAKIDATNIPFKGSAEAVTEVLSGRVDYYFSPIAPVIGQIKDGQLLALAVGSPKRAAALPDVPTTAEAGVPGSEFNFWIGMMAPAKTPRDIVNRLHDEVAKALASPEVKERFLKLGADAWTLKPEQFDTYIKDEIKTNAALVKAAGLTPAQ